The Candidatus Methylomirabilota bacterium genome includes a window with the following:
- a CDS encoding MoaD/ThiS family protein produces the protein MIRVVLPAHLRTLARVDGEVKLGVEGLVTQRSVLDALEAAYPMLRGTIRDQMTQQRRAFVRFFACEQDFSNESPDAPLPEAVATGGEPLLIVGAMAGG, from the coding sequence ATCATCCGCGTGGTGCTGCCCGCCCATCTCCGCACGCTCGCCCGCGTCGACGGCGAGGTCAAGCTGGGGGTCGAGGGGCTGGTGACGCAGCGCTCGGTGCTGGACGCGCTCGAGGCCGCCTATCCGATGCTGCGCGGGACCATCCGGGATCAGATGACGCAGCAGCGGCGGGCCTTCGTGCGCTTCTTCGCCTGCGAGCAGGATTTCTCCAACGAGTCGCCGGACGCTCCGCTGCCCGAGGCGGTGGCGACGGGGGGTGAGCCTTTGCTGATCGTGGGGGCCATGGCCGGCGGGTAA
- a CDS encoding sialidase family protein, whose protein sequence is MSGVRLLVGTRKGAFVLTADGKRERWEVSGPHFGGWELYHLKGSPADPNRLYAAQHTSWHGQLIQRSHDGGKTWEPVGNKFVYEGEPGTHLWYDGTPRPFEFVRVWHLEPSLNDPDTVYAGIQDAALYRSSDGGQSWQELAGLRTHKSAPAWQPGAGGMCLHTILLDPSHPGRIFIAISAAGVFRSDDTGKTWRPMNRGLKSEGIPDPNAEVGHCVHRIAMHPSRPGVLFMQKHWDVMRSDDAGESWREVSGNLPTDFGFPIDVHAHEPETIYVVPIKSDSEHYVPDAKLRVYRSRTGGHEWEALTKGLPQRDCYVNVLRDAMSVDTLDPCGVYFGTTGGQVYGSADGGDSWTAIVRDLPSVVSVEAQTLP, encoded by the coding sequence TTCGTCCTGACGGCGGATGGCAAGCGTGAGCGGTGGGAGGTGAGCGGCCCTCACTTCGGGGGCTGGGAGCTCTATCACCTCAAGGGCTCGCCGGCTGATCCGAATCGCCTGTATGCCGCGCAGCACACGAGCTGGCACGGGCAGCTGATCCAGCGCTCCCACGACGGGGGCAAGACGTGGGAGCCGGTGGGAAACAAGTTCGTGTACGAGGGGGAACCCGGCACGCATCTGTGGTACGACGGCACGCCGCGGCCCTTCGAGTTCGTGCGGGTCTGGCATCTCGAGCCCTCGCTGAACGATCCGGACACGGTCTACGCGGGGATCCAGGACGCGGCCTTGTACCGCTCGAGCGACGGCGGGCAGAGCTGGCAGGAGCTGGCCGGGCTGCGCACGCACAAGTCGGCGCCGGCCTGGCAGCCGGGGGCGGGGGGCATGTGCCTGCACACGATCCTGCTGGATCCGAGCCATCCTGGACGGATCTTCATCGCCATCTCGGCGGCGGGCGTGTTTCGCTCTGATGATACGGGCAAGACGTGGCGGCCGATGAACCGCGGGCTCAAGTCCGAGGGCATCCCCGACCCGAATGCCGAAGTGGGCCACTGCGTGCACCGCATCGCGATGCACCCATCGAGGCCGGGCGTGCTGTTCATGCAGAAGCACTGGGACGTCATGCGCAGTGACGACGCCGGGGAGTCGTGGCGGGAGGTCAGCGGCAACTTGCCGACCGACTTCGGCTTCCCCATCGACGTGCACGCGCACGAGCCGGAGACCATCTACGTGGTGCCGATCAAGAGCGACTCGGAGCACTACGTGCCCGACGCCAAGCTGCGCGTGTACCGCAGCCGCACGGGCGGCCACGAGTGGGAGGCCCTCACGAAGGGCCTGCCGCAGCGCGACTGCTACGTCAACGTGCTGCGCGATGCGATGAGCGTGGACACGCTGGATCCGTGCGGGGTGTACTTCGGGACGACGGGCGGGCAGGTGTACGGCTCGGCGGATGGCGGGGATAGCTGGACGGCGATCGTGCGCGATCTGCCCTCCGTGGTCTCCGTCGAGGCCCAGACGCTGCCATGA